In Leptospirillum ferriphilum, a genomic segment contains:
- a CDS encoding RNA-guided endonuclease InsQ/TnpB family protein, with amino-acid sequence MASAGKIGEARLVRSGAGSFALRLSCFMRVLPETNPTDWLGVDIGIVNLAADSEGHRYSGAKVECVRTEHVKTRSRLQKAASEKAKKGQRPKNIKRKLKTRSGKESRFMKDVNHRISKDLVAGAQGTGRGIALEDLQGIRGRNRLGKQTHTRVNRWAFAQLRSFVVYKALLAGVAVVFVDPRNTSRECSECAYTDKRNRKTQAEFRCLACGFTTHADLNAPCVIRKRAAVSRPIVSRPA; translated from the coding sequence ATGGCGTCCGCCGGCAAAATAGGAGAAGCCCGTCTGGTCCGAAGTGGTGCTGGGTCTTTTGCCCTAAGACTCTCATGCTTCATGCGGGTCCTACCGGAAACCAACCCAACCGACTGGCTTGGGGTCGACATCGGGATTGTCAACCTGGCCGCCGACTCGGAAGGGCACCGGTACTCCGGGGCCAAGGTCGAGTGCGTTCGAACGGAGCATGTCAAGACCAGGAGCAGACTTCAGAAAGCCGCGTCCGAAAAGGCAAAGAAAGGGCAGAGACCCAAGAACATTAAGCGTAAGTTAAAAACTCGGTCTGGAAAAGAATCTCGCTTTATGAAGGATGTAAATCACCGCATTTCCAAAGATCTCGTTGCGGGTGCCCAAGGCACCGGACGCGGGATTGCCCTGGAAGATCTCCAGGGGATCCGCGGCCGGAACCGGCTCGGCAAACAAACCCATACGAGGGTGAATCGCTGGGCCTTCGCCCAGCTTCGATCGTTTGTCGTGTACAAAGCACTCCTGGCCGGTGTTGCGGTTGTGTTTGTAGACCCAAGGAACACCAGCCGGGAGTGCTCTGAATGCGCGTACACAGACAAACGAAACCGAAAGACGCAAGCGGAGTTTCGGTGCCTGGCATGCGGATTTACAACGCATGCAGACCTAAACGCCCCTTGCGTTATCCGAAAGAGGGCCGCTGTCAGCCGGCCTATTGTTTCGCGTCCGGCCTAG
- a CDS encoding NHL repeat-containing protein → MTPSLSTDKPFTKNPMRPRKTNNSFLYAPFVSLFLLFASCGSPGSPSSTGHSSLSVSVMGGGSPISGSSVSVCVSTDTIGQQTPPDIDCDQILATGTTDSNGEAEISFVTPASGVVYLIAEGGNAGNGNNPYVKMVSLLGTGKSLLSSVVANEVTTASFTSSVHSLIGIALKNPLVIDNIAHTASRFTDFRTGSFISASSSQTGTGDTILPYIANILATCVDSASPEKECPSLFSTIRSDVSAPRAPVNTTQAALLILSNPTSNYSNLTQGISGPFGNYSQPSLFSPTVLTVGSAYFSTYVSPFYSAVDQDGNVWVTSCYGSGNFAVTKLVASNDYTPVTIYSNGSVSSNLLNMPVMPAIDSFGNVWISNSATPAAGISEISPSKNNRITGFPFGSETGNTLGIAVDQDGNVWGQTYSNGPNGYPLIGEISSASGSASTHTYQAGDSNSGPDAIAIDGHGNVWVADCVNNVIVELVKTGTNSFSYNAYTISGVLNPAGLTVDPSNNVWIANSDCGNGSANIMELPGGNPSSPVLFSTTSITGQSNSYPVDLVSDSAGNIWVVDYNLDEILELQNNSGSYSGVVAGHLPSGQIYPHGISLDSNGNIWVTDNGNRGTNLYGGGIVEFVGMASPVKTPVIGPPSFP, encoded by the coding sequence ATGACGCCAAGTCTCTCTACTGACAAACCTTTCACAAAAAATCCGATGCGCCCCCGGAAAACAAATAATTCTTTTCTTTACGCTCCCTTTGTTTCCCTATTTCTCCTGTTCGCCTCCTGCGGGTCGCCCGGATCGCCCTCTTCCACCGGGCATTCCAGCCTGTCTGTTTCCGTCATGGGAGGTGGTTCGCCGATCTCCGGGTCTTCCGTTTCCGTTTGCGTCTCAACCGATACCATCGGACAGCAAACCCCACCCGACATCGACTGCGACCAGATTCTCGCAACAGGCACGACGGATTCAAATGGAGAAGCGGAAATCTCCTTTGTGACTCCCGCTTCCGGCGTCGTCTACCTCATTGCCGAAGGCGGAAACGCCGGAAACGGGAACAACCCGTACGTCAAGATGGTTTCCCTTCTGGGAACAGGAAAATCCCTTCTTTCTTCGGTTGTTGCAAACGAGGTCACCACTGCATCCTTTACCTCCTCCGTCCATTCATTGATCGGAATAGCCCTAAAAAACCCCCTTGTCATCGACAATATCGCGCATACCGCCTCACGGTTTACGGATTTCAGGACCGGCTCTTTCATTTCCGCATCTTCCTCCCAAACCGGAACGGGCGACACGATCCTGCCCTATATCGCAAATATCCTGGCGACTTGCGTGGATTCCGCCTCTCCGGAGAAAGAATGTCCTTCCCTTTTTTCCACGATCCGGTCCGATGTTTCGGCACCCCGCGCGCCTGTTAACACAACGCAGGCCGCCCTCCTCATCCTCTCAAATCCGACATCCAATTACTCGAACCTGACCCAGGGGATCTCCGGCCCTTTCGGGAATTACTCTCAGCCTTCCCTTTTTTCCCCGACGGTTCTCACCGTCGGCTCTGCCTATTTTTCGACGTATGTCAGCCCCTTTTATTCCGCTGTCGACCAGGACGGAAACGTCTGGGTTACAAGCTGCTACGGATCCGGAAACTTCGCCGTCACAAAACTTGTCGCCAGCAATGACTACACTCCTGTCACGATTTACAGCAACGGGTCCGTTTCCAGCAATCTCCTCAATATGCCCGTGATGCCTGCAATCGATTCCTTCGGCAATGTCTGGATCTCCAATAGCGCCACACCAGCCGCAGGAATTTCCGAGATTTCGCCATCGAAGAACAACAGGATCACGGGTTTTCCTTTTGGTTCTGAAACCGGAAACACTCTCGGTATCGCTGTTGACCAGGATGGAAACGTCTGGGGACAGACCTATTCTAACGGACCCAACGGGTATCCCCTCATCGGTGAAATTTCCAGTGCTTCCGGTTCTGCTTCCACCCACACCTATCAGGCGGGCGACTCAAACTCCGGTCCGGACGCCATAGCCATCGACGGACACGGAAATGTCTGGGTGGCCGATTGCGTCAATAATGTGATCGTCGAACTCGTCAAGACCGGAACCAACTCCTTTTCTTACAACGCCTATACCATTTCCGGCGTTCTGAATCCCGCCGGGCTCACCGTCGATCCCTCCAACAACGTTTGGATCGCCAACTCAGACTGCGGCAACGGTTCCGCCAACATCATGGAGCTTCCCGGCGGCAACCCATCCTCCCCCGTGCTTTTCTCCACCACATCCATCACCGGCCAGTCGAACAGCTATCCCGTCGATCTCGTTTCGGATTCTGCCGGAAATATCTGGGTTGTCGACTACAATCTCGACGAGATTCTCGAGCTTCAGAATAATTCCGGATCCTATTCCGGCGTTGTTGCCGGTCATCTTCCTTCCGGTCAGATATACCCTCATGGCATTTCCCTCGATTCCAATGGCAACATCTGGGTGACGGACAACGGTAATCGCGGTACGAATCTGTACGGAGGCGGGATCGTCGAATTCGTCGGCATGGCCTCTCCCGTGAAAACCCCTGTTATCGGACCTCCGTCGTTCCCATGA